A genomic stretch from Thauera sp. GDN1 includes:
- a CDS encoding alpha/beta hydrolase: MQPSPTAFPPDQVESPQPKMIATSPPVQDHRIDTPDGVLFCRVWSPAVSGARAPIVLLHDSLGSVELWRGFPEALCAATGRQVVAYDRLGFGRSDAHPATLALDFIAREAENGFDTVLRHLGIEGFILFGHSVGGGMAVNCAAHHAGTCVGLVTESAQSFLEERTVKGLEEAREFFKDPAQIARLERYHGDKARWVLDAWIESWLHPEFETWSLREVLPQLRCPALAIHGIEDEYGTTRHPELIAELSGGPTRLALMPDTRHVPHREKEAEVIAMVAEFVRELP; encoded by the coding sequence ATGCAGCCTTCTCCAACAGCTTTCCCGCCCGACCAGGTCGAGTCCCCCCAGCCGAAGATGATCGCCACCAGCCCCCCGGTTCAGGATCACCGTATCGACACGCCGGATGGCGTTCTGTTCTGCCGGGTGTGGTCGCCGGCCGTTTCCGGCGCACGCGCGCCCATCGTCCTGCTGCACGACTCGCTGGGCAGCGTCGAGCTGTGGCGCGGCTTTCCGGAGGCCTTGTGCGCGGCGACCGGCCGCCAGGTCGTCGCCTACGACCGCCTCGGCTTCGGCAGGTCCGACGCCCATCCGGCGACGCTGGCGCTGGACTTCATCGCCCGCGAGGCCGAGAACGGTTTCGACACCGTGCTCCGCCACCTCGGCATCGAAGGCTTCATCCTCTTCGGTCACAGCGTCGGCGGCGGCATGGCGGTGAACTGCGCCGCCCACCACGCCGGGACCTGCGTCGGGCTGGTCACCGAGTCGGCGCAGAGCTTTCTCGAGGAGCGGACGGTGAAGGGACTGGAGGAGGCGCGCGAGTTCTTCAAGGATCCGGCCCAGATCGCCCGCCTCGAGCGCTACCACGGCGACAAGGCGCGCTGGGTCCTGGATGCCTGGATCGAGTCCTGGCTGCATCCCGAGTTCGAGACCTGGTCGCTGCGCGAGGTGCTGCCGCAGCTGCGCTGCCCCGCTCTCGCCATTCACGGCATCGAGGACGAATATGGCACCACGCGCCATCCGGAACTGATCGCCGAACTCAGCGGCGGGCCGACGCGGCTCGCCCTGATGCCGGACACCCGCCACGTGCCGCATCGGGAGAAGGAAGCGGAGGTGATCGCGATGGTCGCCGAGTTCGTGCGCGAACTGCCCTGA
- a CDS encoding (2Fe-2S)-binding protein, translating into MTKFIVNGSTHQADGDPEMPLLWYLRDLAGLTGTKYGCGLGLCGTCTVLVDGQPARACLLPMGELEGRAITTIEGLSPDGMHPVQEAWRELNVAQCGYCQSGQIMQAAALLAKTPDPSDAEIDAAMSGNLCRCGTYPRIRAAIRQAAKGAAK; encoded by the coding sequence ATGACCAAATTCATCGTCAATGGCAGCACCCATCAGGCGGATGGGGACCCCGAGATGCCCTTGCTCTGGTATCTGCGCGACCTCGCCGGGCTGACCGGCACGAAGTACGGCTGCGGCCTGGGCTTGTGCGGCACGTGCACGGTGCTGGTCGACGGTCAGCCGGCGCGCGCCTGCCTGCTGCCGATGGGCGAGCTCGAAGGGCGGGCGATCACCACCATCGAAGGCCTGTCGCCCGACGGCATGCATCCGGTGCAGGAAGCCTGGCGCGAACTCAACGTCGCGCAGTGCGGCTACTGCCAGAGCGGGCAGATCATGCAGGCGGCGGCCCTGCTGGCGAAGACCCCGGACCCGAGCGACGCCGAGATCGACGCCGCGATGAGCGGCAACCTCTGCCGCTGCGGCACCTACCCGCGCATCCGTGCCGCGATCAGGCAAGCGGCCAAGGGAGCCGCGAAATGA
- a CDS encoding molybdopterin cofactor-binding domain-containing protein, with protein sequence MSAIIMSGIANLSLSRRGFLRGLAAGSFVLATGIRPARAQETRYGAEAMSGGLKDDPRIFLAIADDGTVSLLCHRAEMGQGVRTSWAMVVADELEAELARVKVLQAPGDEARFGNQNTDGSRSMRHHFQALRRIGAAARQMLEQEAAARWKVTVAEVRAERHEVVHAASGRRIGFGDLARAAALRPVPAADALVFKKPADFRYIGRDGVALVDNLDITTGKAVYGIDARIEGMAYAVIARPPVYGGRLRRFDAARALQVPGVLKVVPIEETPIPSAFQPLGGLAVIADNTYAAIKGRGLLDIEWDDGPNAGYDSARYREALEAASRQSGKVVRSNGDVDAALANADRRVEASYYIPHLAQAPMEPPTATARVTADLCEVWCSVQNQEAIRADLSKRFGLPLDKVIVNTLLLGGGFGRKSKPDFASEAAILSRAMDGRPVKLTFTREDDLHNGYLHTVSVARLEAALDAGGRPQAWLHRTVAPTIQSIFVPDAQQAGTFELAMGAVDMPFAIPNVRVENPPAPAHTRIGWFRSVSNIPHAFAIQSFVAELAAAAGRDPKDYLLELLGPDRVIDPASVSDQWLYGEDPKRYAYDTARLRGVIERVAAEAGWGRSLPQGHGLGIAAHRSFVSYAAVVVEAAVDAEGRLRIPRVDIAFDCGAVINPDRVRAQLEGAVIQGISLATEGEISFKAGRVVQGNFHDYPVTRIDGAPKQIRTHLLTPTGFDAPLGGVGEPGLPPVAPALCNAIYAATGKRIRSLPIRDQLG encoded by the coding sequence ATGAGCGCCATCATCATGAGTGGGATCGCCAACCTGAGCCTGAGCCGCCGCGGCTTCCTGCGCGGCCTCGCGGCCGGCAGCTTCGTGCTGGCGACCGGCATCCGCCCCGCGCGCGCGCAGGAAACCAGGTACGGCGCCGAGGCCATGAGCGGCGGCCTGAAGGACGACCCGCGCATCTTCCTCGCCATCGCCGACGACGGCACGGTGAGCCTGCTGTGCCATCGCGCCGAGATGGGGCAGGGCGTGCGCACCAGCTGGGCGATGGTGGTGGCCGACGAGCTCGAGGCCGAGCTGGCGCGGGTGAAGGTGCTGCAGGCACCGGGCGACGAGGCGCGCTTCGGCAACCAGAACACCGACGGCTCGCGCAGCATGCGCCATCACTTCCAGGCCCTGCGCCGCATCGGCGCGGCCGCCCGGCAGATGCTCGAGCAGGAGGCGGCGGCGCGCTGGAAGGTGACGGTCGCGGAGGTGCGCGCCGAGCGTCACGAGGTGGTGCATGCGGCCAGCGGCCGGCGCATCGGCTTCGGCGACCTCGCCCGCGCCGCGGCGCTGCGCCCGGTGCCGGCCGCGGACGCGCTGGTGTTCAAGAAGCCGGCGGATTTCCGCTACATCGGCCGCGACGGCGTCGCACTGGTCGACAACCTCGACATCACCACCGGCAAGGCCGTCTATGGCATCGACGCCCGCATCGAGGGCATGGCCTACGCGGTGATCGCGCGTCCGCCGGTCTATGGCGGCAGGCTCAGGCGTTTCGACGCCGCCCGTGCGCTGCAGGTGCCGGGGGTGCTGAAGGTGGTGCCGATCGAGGAAACGCCGATCCCCTCGGCCTTCCAGCCGCTCGGCGGGTTGGCGGTGATCGCCGACAACACCTACGCCGCGATCAAGGGCCGCGGGCTGCTCGACATCGAATGGGACGACGGCCCCAACGCCGGCTACGACTCGGCGCGCTACCGCGAGGCGCTGGAAGCCGCTTCGCGCCAGTCGGGCAAGGTGGTGCGCAGCAACGGCGACGTCGATGCCGCGCTGGCCAATGCCGACCGCCGCGTCGAGGCGAGCTACTACATCCCGCATCTGGCCCAGGCACCGATGGAGCCGCCGACCGCAACCGCCCGCGTCACCGCGGACCTGTGCGAGGTCTGGTGCAGCGTGCAGAACCAGGAGGCGATCCGTGCCGACCTCTCCAAGCGCTTCGGCCTGCCGCTCGACAAGGTGATCGTGAACACGCTGCTGCTCGGGGGCGGCTTCGGGCGCAAGTCCAAGCCGGACTTCGCCAGCGAGGCGGCGATCCTGTCGCGGGCGATGGACGGGCGGCCGGTCAAGCTAACGTTCACCCGCGAGGACGACCTGCACAACGGCTACCTGCACACGGTCTCGGTCGCGCGCCTGGAGGCGGCGCTGGACGCCGGTGGCAGGCCGCAGGCCTGGCTGCACCGCACGGTGGCGCCGACCATCCAGTCGATCTTCGTGCCTGACGCGCAGCAGGCCGGGACCTTCGAGCTGGCGATGGGCGCGGTCGACATGCCTTTCGCCATCCCCAACGTGCGCGTCGAGAACCCGCCTGCGCCCGCGCACACGCGCATCGGCTGGTTCCGCTCGGTGTCCAACATCCCGCACGCGTTCGCGATCCAGAGCTTTGTCGCCGAGCTGGCAGCGGCCGCCGGGCGCGACCCCAAGGACTACCTGCTCGAGCTGCTCGGCCCGGACCGGGTGATCGATCCCGCCTCGGTGTCCGACCAGTGGCTGTACGGTGAGGACCCGAAGCGCTACGCCTACGACACCGCGCGCCTGCGCGGCGTCATCGAGCGCGTGGCGGCCGAAGCGGGCTGGGGCCGCAGCCTGCCGCAAGGCCACGGCCTGGGCATCGCCGCGCATCGCAGCTTCGTCAGCTATGCAGCGGTAGTGGTCGAGGCGGCGGTCGATGCCGAGGGTAGGCTGAGGATCCCGCGCGTGGACATCGCCTTCGACTGCGGCGCGGTGATCAACCCCGATCGGGTGCGCGCCCAGCTCGAAGGCGCGGTGATCCAGGGCATCAGCCTGGCGACGGAGGGCGAGATCAGCTTCAAGGCCGGACGCGTCGTGCAGGGCAACTTCCACGACTACCCGGTGACCCGCATCGATGGGGCGCCCAAGCAGATCCGCACCCATCTGCTGACGCCCACCGGTTTCGATGCGCCACTCGGCGGCGTGGGCGAGCCCGGCCTGCCGCCGGTCGCGCCGGCGCTGTGCAATGCGATCTACGCCGCGACCGGCAAGCGCATCCGCAGCCTGCCGATCCGCGACCAGCTCGGCTGA
- a CDS encoding XdhC family protein, producing the protein MHSTDRQVLDAACRWAAAGQRFALVTVARTWGSAPRPPGAWMALRADGVVQGSVSGGCLETDLIERMLGGEFMSSAALVHAYGLTQDEARRFGLPCGGTMELVIEPQPDVAALQALTERIARGELVRRSVTIGEAGNRIAAGTAGDRVQWDGRTLSTPHGPAWRLLIVGAGQISSYLAQMAQALDYQVFVCDPREEYAAEWQVPGTTIVPGMPDDAVLELRLDPHSAVVALTHDPKLDDMMLLEALKSPAFYVGALGSTVNSQRRRERLLRYFDLTPAEVDRLHGPVGLQIGSRTPPEIAVAILAEMTAVRNGVGTPFAHAVAAPASSADGPAAAAPVGACP; encoded by the coding sequence ATGCACAGCACCGACCGACAAGTGCTCGACGCGGCGTGCCGCTGGGCCGCGGCGGGGCAGCGTTTCGCCCTGGTCACGGTGGCGCGCACCTGGGGCTCGGCGCCGCGCCCGCCGGGCGCGTGGATGGCGCTGCGCGCGGACGGCGTGGTACAGGGCTCGGTGTCCGGTGGCTGCCTCGAGACCGACCTCATCGAGCGCATGCTGGGCGGCGAGTTCATGTCGAGCGCAGCGCTCGTGCACGCCTACGGCCTCACCCAGGACGAGGCGCGCCGCTTCGGCCTGCCCTGCGGCGGGACGATGGAGCTGGTGATCGAGCCGCAGCCCGACGTCGCCGCGTTGCAGGCCCTGACCGAACGCATCGCCCGCGGCGAGCTGGTGCGCCGCAGCGTCACGATCGGCGAGGCGGGTAACCGGATCGCGGCCGGCACGGCGGGCGATCGGGTGCAGTGGGACGGGCGGACGCTGAGCACGCCCCACGGCCCGGCCTGGCGCCTGCTGATCGTCGGCGCCGGGCAGATCTCCAGCTATCTGGCGCAGATGGCGCAGGCGCTCGACTACCAGGTCTTCGTCTGCGACCCGCGGGAGGAGTATGCGGCCGAGTGGCAGGTGCCCGGCACCACGATCGTGCCCGGCATGCCCGACGACGCGGTGCTGGAACTCCGACTCGACCCGCACAGCGCGGTGGTCGCGCTGACCCACGACCCCAAGCTCGACGACATGATGCTGCTCGAGGCGCTGAAGTCGCCGGCCTTCTACGTCGGCGCGCTCGGCTCCACGGTGAACAGCCAGCGCCGGCGCGAGCGCCTGCTGCGGTATTTCGACCTCACGCCGGCCGAAGTCGATCGCCTGCATGGCCCAGTCGGGCTTCAGATCGGCAGCCGCACGCCGCCCGAGATCGCGGTCGCGATCCTCGCCGAGATGACCGCGGTGCGTAATGGCGTCGGCACGCCCTTCGCACACGCGGTTGCGGCGCCGGCTTCATCGGCGGACGGACCGGCCGCAGCCGCGCCGGTCGGCGCCTGCCCATGA
- a CDS encoding nucleotidyltransferase family protein, producing MSGVVRGASSGEIVGILLAAGRGRRFGSDKLMHPLADGRTMALAAAANLRPACDRVVVVLRAADHPLAARLVEAGCEILACPEADGGMGHSLAAGVRATADAAGWIVALADMPFIQPSTHRAIAAALRARASLAAPQYQGQRGHPVGFARQWREALSALTGDHGGRDILSAHRAQLVLRPVDDPGVLMDVDRPEQLPARPQAAPSTD from the coding sequence ATGAGCGGGGTGGTGCGCGGCGCCAGCAGCGGCGAGATCGTCGGCATCCTGCTCGCCGCCGGCAGGGGACGGCGCTTCGGCAGCGACAAGCTGATGCACCCGCTGGCCGATGGCCGGACGATGGCGCTGGCCGCCGCGGCGAATCTGCGCCCGGCCTGCGATCGGGTGGTGGTCGTGCTGCGTGCGGCCGATCACCCCCTGGCCGCGCGCCTGGTGGAGGCGGGGTGCGAGATCCTCGCCTGTCCCGAGGCGGACGGCGGCATGGGGCACAGCCTCGCCGCGGGCGTGCGCGCCACCGCCGATGCGGCGGGCTGGATCGTGGCCCTGGCCGACATGCCCTTCATCCAGCCGTCCACCCACCGTGCGATCGCCGCCGCGCTGCGCGCCCGCGCCAGCCTTGCCGCCCCGCAGTACCAGGGGCAGCGCGGACACCCGGTCGGCTTCGCCCGCCAGTGGCGCGAGGCCTTGTCCGCATTGACCGGCGACCATGGCGGCCGCGACATCCTGAGCGCGCATCGCGCGCAGCTCGTGCTGCGCCCGGTCGATGATCCGGGCGTGCTGATGGACGTCGACCGGCCCGAGCAGCTGCCGGCCCGCCCTCAGGCGGCGCCGAGCACCGACTGA
- a CDS encoding cold shock domain-containing protein, with product MRHQGRITTWNDDKGFGFITPNGGGERVFVHISALSSRQRRPQGNELVTYECVTDGKGRAQAKAVAFVGERAVAPASSGRSALPAVFAIGFLAFVVLNCAALGWLLSPAGARTLQSVLGAA from the coding sequence ATGCGCCATCAAGGACGAATCACCACCTGGAACGACGATAAAGGCTTCGGCTTCATCACGCCCAACGGCGGAGGTGAGCGCGTCTTCGTGCACATCAGCGCGCTGTCCAGCCGGCAGCGCCGGCCGCAGGGGAACGAGCTGGTGACCTACGAGTGCGTCACCGACGGCAAGGGGCGCGCGCAGGCGAAAGCCGTCGCCTTCGTCGGCGAGCGTGCGGTGGCACCGGCTTCTTCCGGGCGCAGCGCGCTGCCCGCGGTGTTTGCGATCGGCTTTCTGGCGTTCGTCGTCCTGAACTGTGCCGCGCTCGGCTGGCTGCTGTCGCCGGCCGGTGCGCGCACGCTTCAGTCGGTGCTCGGCGCCGCCTGA
- a CDS encoding TrkA family potassium uptake protein, which translates to MARLFTEQFAFSKGDSVVVIGLGRFGGAVADSLMQLGHDVMGIDRDAEPVHAWADLLTHAVQADSTNAMTMRQLGVADFSHAIVGIGGDLAASLMTVMALTELEIPDIWVKAMTPEHGKIAERIGAHHVVYPEADMGERVAHLISGRMMDYIEFDDGFAIAKIQAPPATHDLSLAESLVRERFGVTVVGIKRAHEDFQHGKPGSVVRPGDLLIVSGPTKKVEAFAASGRRR; encoded by the coding sequence TTGGCTAGGCTATTTACAGAGCAGTTCGCCTTCTCGAAGGGCGATAGTGTCGTCGTGATCGGCTTGGGGCGCTTTGGTGGTGCCGTTGCTGACTCCCTGATGCAACTCGGGCACGACGTGATGGGCATCGACCGCGATGCCGAGCCGGTGCATGCATGGGCGGACCTGCTGACCCACGCAGTCCAGGCCGATTCGACCAACGCGATGACCATGCGTCAGCTCGGCGTGGCGGACTTCTCGCACGCCATCGTGGGTATCGGCGGCGATCTGGCCGCGAGCCTGATGACCGTGATGGCGCTGACCGAATTGGAAATTCCGGATATCTGGGTCAAGGCCATGACGCCTGAGCACGGCAAGATCGCCGAGCGCATCGGCGCACATCACGTGGTCTACCCGGAGGCGGACATGGGAGAGCGCGTCGCCCACCTCATCAGCGGGCGAATGATGGACTACATTGAATTCGACGACGGCTTTGCAATCGCCAAGATCCAGGCGCCGCCAGCGACGCACGACCTTTCGCTCGCCGAGTCCTTGGTGCGCGAGCGGTTCGGCGTCACGGTCGTCGGGATCAAGCGCGCGCACGAGGACTTCCAGCACGGCAAGCCGGGTAGCGTCGTGCGGCCCGGCGACCTGCTGATCGTCTCCGGGCCCACCAAGAAGGTGGAAGCCTTTGCCGCCAGTGGTCGCAGACGCTAG
- a CDS encoding potassium transporter TrkG encodes MKIREVQHPARVVPLAFLITVLIGTGLLMLPIARADAVATPWLTALFTSVSAVCVTGLVTVDTGTYWSSFGQWVIMALFQIGGFGMMTAATLLGLMVNRSFRLRSRLTAQAETHAVGIGDITSVAKLVLIVTLIVELFAALTLMLRLRTAYELPWGDAAWSGLFHAVSAFNNAGFSIHADGLVRHATDVFILAPIMLAIVIGGLGFPVLHDLRRKFASPHRWSVHTKLTLVGTAVLLVGGAILLLGFEWSNPRTLGPMAAGDKLLSAIFASVSARTAGFNAIDIGGLTHESLGLHYFLMFIGGGSAGTAGGVKVGTAMILVLLVIAEIRGRMDTEAFGRRISHSAQRQAITVLVLSSAVVVAGTVFILHTTEIATDRVIFEVISAFATVGLSTGITAELPESAQLVLVVLMYVGRVGTITLAASLALGEHRMPFRYPEEHPVVG; translated from the coding sequence TTGAAGATTCGCGAGGTCCAGCACCCGGCTCGTGTCGTTCCGCTCGCGTTCCTGATCACGGTCCTGATCGGAACCGGGCTGCTCATGTTGCCGATCGCTCGCGCAGATGCTGTCGCCACGCCTTGGCTTACCGCGCTGTTCACCTCGGTATCGGCGGTATGCGTGACGGGCCTGGTGACGGTCGACACCGGCACCTACTGGTCGTCGTTCGGGCAGTGGGTGATCATGGCGCTGTTCCAGATCGGCGGCTTCGGCATGATGACAGCCGCCACGCTGCTCGGGCTCATGGTCAACCGATCTTTCCGCTTGCGCTCGCGGCTCACCGCGCAGGCTGAAACACACGCCGTCGGTATCGGCGACATCACCAGCGTGGCCAAGCTCGTGCTGATCGTGACCCTGATCGTCGAGCTGTTTGCGGCGCTGACCTTGATGCTGCGTTTGCGCACCGCTTACGAGTTGCCCTGGGGCGATGCCGCCTGGAGCGGACTCTTCCACGCCGTGTCCGCTTTCAACAACGCGGGATTCTCGATCCACGCAGACGGGCTGGTGCGCCATGCGACCGACGTCTTCATCCTTGCCCCCATCATGCTGGCGATCGTGATCGGCGGTCTGGGCTTTCCTGTCCTGCATGACCTACGCCGGAAGTTCGCCAGCCCGCACCGCTGGTCGGTGCACACCAAGCTTACGCTCGTAGGCACGGCCGTGCTGTTGGTAGGCGGCGCGATTCTGCTGCTTGGCTTCGAGTGGTCCAACCCGCGCACGCTCGGCCCCATGGCCGCCGGGGACAAGCTGCTATCGGCGATCTTTGCCTCTGTCTCGGCACGCACCGCTGGCTTCAATGCAATCGACATCGGCGGGCTGACGCACGAAAGCCTCGGATTGCACTACTTCCTGATGTTCATCGGAGGGGGCAGTGCCGGCACGGCCGGCGGCGTCAAGGTGGGCACTGCAATGATCCTGGTGTTGCTGGTCATCGCGGAGATCCGGGGCCGGATGGACACGGAGGCCTTTGGTCGGCGGATCAGCCATTCGGCACAGCGTCAGGCCATCACCGTGCTCGTCCTCAGCAGCGCAGTGGTCGTGGCGGGCACCGTGTTCATCCTGCACACCACGGAGATCGCGACCGACAGGGTAATCTTCGAGGTGATCTCGGCTTTCGCAACCGTCGGCCTGTCTACCGGCATCACTGCCGAACTGCCTGAATCCGCCCAACTGGTGCTGGTCGTGCTGATGTATGTCGGCCGGGTTGGAACGATCACACTGGCCGCATCGCTTGCGCTGGGCGAGCATCGCATGCCGTTCCGCTATCCAGAGGAGCATCCCGTTGTTGGCTAG
- a CDS encoding LysE family translocator, whose amino-acid sequence MLAPDQFLAFLLAAVVVTVSPGPDNLMVLAMGMARGRSRGIAFGLGCALGCLSHTALAVIGVSALIAASPPAFTALRVVGGLYLLWLGIQALRSTGGAQVGRAEFTDQPLSALFLKGVLANAVNPKVALFFIAFLPQFVVPAQGSVGLQMALLGLVFTLQSALLFGLLGYFAGAIGQWLQRKPRVGLWLDRIAGSIFVALGLRLIVTR is encoded by the coding sequence ATGCTCGCCCCCGACCAGTTCCTCGCCTTCCTGCTCGCCGCGGTCGTGGTCACCGTCTCGCCCGGCCCGGACAACCTGATGGTGCTGGCGATGGGCATGGCCAGGGGACGCAGCCGCGGCATCGCCTTCGGCCTGGGCTGCGCGCTCGGCTGCCTGAGCCACACCGCGCTCGCGGTGATCGGCGTCAGCGCGCTGATCGCCGCCTCGCCGCCCGCCTTCACCGCGCTGCGGGTCGTCGGCGGGCTCTATCTGCTGTGGCTCGGCATCCAGGCCCTGCGCAGCACCGGCGGCGCGCAGGTCGGCCGCGCCGAGTTCACCGACCAGCCGCTGTCGGCGCTGTTCCTCAAGGGCGTGCTCGCCAACGCCGTCAACCCCAAGGTCGCGCTGTTCTTCATCGCCTTCCTGCCGCAGTTCGTCGTCCCGGCGCAAGGCAGCGTCGGCCTGCAGATGGCGCTGCTGGGCCTGGTATTCACGCTGCAGTCCGCCCTGCTCTTCGGCCTCCTCGGCTACTTCGCCGGCGCCATCGGCCAGTGGCTCCAGCGCAAGCCGCGCGTGGGCCTGTGGCTGGACCGCATCGCCGGCTCGATCTTCGTCGCGCTCGGGCTGAGGCTGATCGTCACCCGCTAG
- a CDS encoding DUF475 domain-containing protein, whose protein sequence is MQNLKYFTWSIGFTVLGLIGGYLVDGWPAVFIVAVLAVLETSLSFDNAVVNATVLRHMDEKWRQRFLLWGILIAVFGMRIVFPLAIVGVVANLGPVAVVDLALFNPDEYARILTSAHHEIAAFGGAFLMMVFLKFFIDVNKDTHWLAPIEAPLTQLGRLEAAQIMFTLLAILASSAWLDGAERRMEFIVAGVWGLIVYILADGIGAIMGGEEGEGGKVVAKTGFAGFMYLELLDASFSFDGVIGAFALTNSLPIIAIGLGVGAMFVRSFTLMLVYRGTLEAYRYLEHGAFWAIGALAAIMFIGVHVHIPETITGLIGAVLIGAAFWSSIRHNRAALAR, encoded by the coding sequence ATGCAGAACCTCAAGTACTTCACCTGGTCGATCGGCTTCACCGTGCTCGGCCTCATCGGCGGCTACCTGGTCGACGGCTGGCCGGCCGTCTTCATCGTCGCCGTGCTCGCGGTGCTGGAAACCTCGCTGTCCTTCGACAACGCGGTGGTCAACGCCACCGTGCTGCGCCACATGGACGAGAAGTGGCGCCAGCGCTTCCTGCTGTGGGGCATCCTGATCGCCGTCTTCGGCATGCGCATCGTGTTCCCGCTCGCGATCGTCGGCGTGGTCGCCAACCTCGGGCCGGTGGCGGTGGTCGATCTGGCGCTGTTCAACCCGGACGAGTACGCGCGCATCCTCACCTCGGCACACCACGAGATCGCGGCCTTCGGCGGCGCCTTCCTGATGATGGTGTTCCTCAAGTTCTTCATCGACGTGAACAAGGACACCCACTGGCTCGCCCCGATCGAGGCCCCGCTGACCCAGCTCGGCCGCCTGGAAGCGGCGCAGATCATGTTCACCCTGCTCGCCATCCTCGCCAGTTCGGCCTGGCTCGACGGCGCCGAGCGGCGCATGGAGTTCATCGTTGCCGGCGTGTGGGGGCTGATCGTCTACATCCTCGCCGATGGCATCGGCGCGATCATGGGCGGCGAGGAAGGCGAAGGCGGCAAGGTCGTCGCCAAGACCGGCTTCGCCGGCTTCATGTACCTCGAGCTGCTCGACGCCTCGTTCAGCTTCGACGGCGTCATCGGCGCCTTCGCGCTGACCAACAGCCTGCCGATCATCGCCATCGGCCTCGGCGTCGGCGCCATGTTCGTGCGCTCGTTCACGCTGATGCTGGTCTATCGCGGCACGCTGGAGGCCTACCGCTACCTGGAGCACGGCGCCTTCTGGGCGATCGGCGCGCTGGCGGCGATCATGTTCATAGGCGTGCATGTGCACATCCCCGAGACCATCACCGGCCTGATCGGCGCGGTGCTGATCGGCGCCGCGTTCTGGAGCTCGATCCGCCACAACCGCGCCGCGCTCGCCCGCTGA
- a CDS encoding ABC transporter ATP-binding protein, protein MHTEQGTPLLRLQGLKIAYGGIQAVKGIDLELLAGETVCLIGANGAGKTTTLNAIAGVLPIAGGDIEYRGERINALPAHRRLRAGIALVPEGRGIFTRLTVEENLRMGAYSRNDTAAIEADLERVYTMLPRVKERLPQVAGTLSGGEQQMVAIGRALLSRPRLLLLDEPSMGLAPLVVEKIFEVVQSVAREGVTILLVEQNANLALEFAQRGYVMESGRITLTGTGSALLQDPKVRAAYLGEEA, encoded by the coding sequence ATGCACACTGAACAAGGCACACCGCTGCTGCGCCTGCAGGGGCTGAAGATCGCCTACGGCGGCATCCAGGCGGTCAAGGGCATCGATCTCGAACTGCTCGCCGGCGAGACCGTGTGCCTGATCGGCGCCAACGGTGCCGGGAAGACGACCACGCTCAACGCCATCGCCGGCGTGCTGCCGATCGCCGGCGGCGACATCGAATACCGCGGCGAGCGCATCAACGCCCTGCCCGCCCACCGCCGCCTGCGCGCCGGCATCGCGCTGGTGCCCGAGGGGCGCGGCATCTTCACCCGCCTGACGGTGGAAGAGAACCTGCGCATGGGCGCCTACAGCCGCAACGACACCGCCGCCATCGAGGCCGACCTGGAGCGCGTCTACACTATGCTGCCGCGCGTCAAGGAACGCCTGCCGCAGGTCGCCGGGACGCTCTCGGGCGGCGAGCAGCAGATGGTGGCGATCGGCCGCGCGCTGTTGTCGCGCCCCCGCCTGCTGCTGCTCGACGAACCCTCCATGGGTCTGGCGCCGCTGGTGGTGGAGAAGATCTTCGAGGTCGTGCAGTCGGTCGCACGAGAGGGCGTGACCATCCTGCTCGTCGAGCAGAACGCCAACCTCGCGCTCGAGTTCGCCCAGCGCGGCTACGTCATGGAGTCGGGACGGATCACGCTCACCGGCACCGGCAGCGCCTTGCTGCAGGACCCGAAGGTGCGCGCGGCCTATCTGGGCGAGGAAGCATAG